Part of the candidate division WOR-3 bacterium genome is shown below.
TTTATCCAGCTTCCCAACCCCAACCCTGACCTCTATTCTGTAAGTATGCCCATGCACACCTGCACAATCACCCTTATAACCTTTAACCCGATGCGCTGCGGAAAAATTCCCTTGAACCGATATCTCAAACATACTTTTATATTATCCATAAAATATAAAAGAAATCAAGATTCAACAGATTAAGATATTTTTACGCAGGCTAAAGCCTGCGCCTACCATTTTACTGTTTATTACACAGCCTCTAAAGGTTTGTCTTACTTACTTTAAGAATCCAATGGCGCCAATCTCCAAATTGGGGTAAAAATTTGTATTGACCAGGAAGGTATTATAACTATAATTCTTTATGGTAAAAATAAGAGAGTTCATTATCTTAAATTTTATCATACTTGCATTTTTATTAGCAGGTGAAGTTAATAAATACAAAAAAGGAAATCTTGTCATTGAAAACATCCCGGAAATACCAACAAGTTTGATTAAAAAACTAAATTCATATCAGGATGTCCGCTATGCCTATTTTCTTGACTGGCTACCTGATGACAAAGGAATCTTAATCGCCACCCGATTTGCAGATGTCAATCAAATCCACCGGGTTGAATTTCCTGGCGGGATGCGCCGTCAGTTAACATTCTTTGATGAACCGGTGGGAGGCGGTGATGTCTGTCCTGATTATAAGGTTCCATATTTCTTATTCAGCAAGGATTCTGCAGGGAATGAAGTGGACCAGATTTATAAATATAATTATCTAACCGGTGAATACGAAATTCTTACGGATGGGAAATCGAAATATGGTGATTACCTGTGGTCAAGGAAGGGCGATAGATTTGCCTTTACCAGCACAAAAAGGAATAACAAAGATTTTGATATCTATCTTGGGGATTTGAGTGGAGAAAAGAATCAGAAATTGATATTGAAAGTCGATGGTAACTGGGCACCTCTTGACTGGTCATTTGATGATGCAAAATTATTGCTCTATAAATATATCTCCGCGAATGAATCCCGCCTCTTTGTTTTTTATATAAAATCAGGAAATCTTACTGAAATCAATCCAATAGATAAAAAAGTCGCTTACGGCAGGGCAAAATGGGCAAAAGGTGATAAAGGAATTTTCTATATCTCGGATGAATTCGGAGAATTCAATCAACTCATTTATTATGACATAACAAGCGGGGCAAAAGAAATCTTAACCAAAAGCATTCCCTGGGATATTATTACCTTTGATCTATCCCCCAATGGCGACACCATCGCCTTTGTTAGCAATGAAAATGGAATCGGAAAATTATATATCCTTGAAATTCCCACAAGAAAAATCAGTCTAATCAATCTACCCATAGGCTGGATCGGAGGAATAAAATACAAACCCGACGGCAAAAGTCTGGCATTGACTTTAATTACCTATCGGGCGCCGAGTGATGTCTATACCCTTGAGTTTAAAAACAAAAAACTGATACGCTGGACATATTCTGAGATTGCCGGTCTTGATACAACCCGCTTTGTTGCACCGGAGTTGATTTTTTACGAAACATTTGATAGTGTTGATGGCAAACCAAGAATGATTCCGACATTTGTATACAAACCAAAAAAATCAGGACCCCATCCGGTGATAATTGATTTGCATGGTGGACCTTCTGGACAATATATCCCCGTATTTTCTCCGATGACTCAGTATTATGTGAATGAACTCGGTTGTGCAGTTATCTGCCCGAACTTTCGTGGATCAAGTGGCTATGGCAAAACATTTTTAACCCTTGATGATGGCTATAAACGCGAAGATGCAGTAAAGGATATCGGCAAATTGCTTGAATGGATTAAAAAACACCCTGAATTTGATTCGAAACGGATTGCAGTAATCGGCGGCTCTTATGGTGGTTATATGGTCCTTGCCTCCATGGTGCATTATTCTGATTATCTTAAATGCGGGATAGACTTCTGTGGTATAAGCAATTTCGTCACATTTTTGAAGAATACTGCAGATTATCGCAAAGATATCAGAAGGACTGAATACGGAGATGAGCGTGACCCGAAGATGCAGGAATTTTTATTAAGCATCTCGCCGCTCACCAACAGCCATAAGATAAAAAAACCGCTATTTGTTGTCCAGGGACTTAATGACCCGAGGGTGCCGGTGGGTGAGGCAAGACAGATTGTTGAAGCAGTGAGAAAGAATAATGTTGATGTCTGGTTCTTACTCGCCGAGGATGAAGGACACGGCTTCAGCAAAAAACCAAATCGCGATTATTATCAACAGGCAGTGGTATTGTTTCTGGAAAAGTATTTGTTGAAGTAAGTCTATCTAAAAATCCGCGGTTTCGCAGGAACTCTATAGTTTAAAAAGATTATTTAATGAGTTCTTTTCAGCACCATCCGGCATTCGTCAAAGAATTTTAGTGCCATTTCTTCCCGATAATCTGGGTAAGTCCATTCCAGCGGACGAAATTGATGGTTTTTGTAAATAAGGGTGACTTCTGCATATATCCCTTTACCAAGATAGATTCTATGCGAATAATTTTTCGTTGAGGCAAGAATGATATTGCTCAATGAAATCAAGCCCGGGTCAATATTTATCTTCCTGCCGCCCTTCTCATTCAGGAATTTATTTTCAATCTCATTTGACTTATGCTTCAACTCAATCAACAAATCCGGGTAAATTGATTTTTCAAATAATACCCATTGTCTTAGGAGATTTTCACCC
Proteins encoded:
- a CDS encoding DUF4416 family protein, whose protein sequence is MAEIRDPNKVLAFAGLIFVKDFNVDLALEYFNELLGRVIKKSEVIPFIHTTYYNKEMGENLLRQWVLFEKSIYPDLLIELKHKSNEIENKFLNEKGGRKINIDPGLISLSNIILASTKNYSHRIYLGKGIYAEVTLIYKNHQFRPLEWTYPDYREEMALKFFDECRMVLKRTH
- a CDS encoding S9 family peptidase → MVKIREFIILNFIILAFLLAGEVNKYKKGNLVIENIPEIPTSLIKKLNSYQDVRYAYFLDWLPDDKGILIATRFADVNQIHRVEFPGGMRRQLTFFDEPVGGGDVCPDYKVPYFLFSKDSAGNEVDQIYKYNYLTGEYEILTDGKSKYGDYLWSRKGDRFAFTSTKRNNKDFDIYLGDLSGEKNQKLILKVDGNWAPLDWSFDDAKLLLYKYISANESRLFVFYIKSGNLTEINPIDKKVAYGRAKWAKGDKGIFYISDEFGEFNQLIYYDITSGAKEILTKSIPWDIITFDLSPNGDTIAFVSNENGIGKLYILEIPTRKISLINLPIGWIGGIKYKPDGKSLALTLITYRAPSDVYTLEFKNKKLIRWTYSEIAGLDTTRFVAPELIFYETFDSVDGKPRMIPTFVYKPKKSGPHPVIIDLHGGPSGQYIPVFSPMTQYYVNELGCAVICPNFRGSSGYGKTFLTLDDGYKREDAVKDIGKLLEWIKKHPEFDSKRIAVIGGSYGGYMVLASMVHYSDYLKCGIDFCGISNFVTFLKNTADYRKDIRRTEYGDERDPKMQEFLLSISPLTNSHKIKKPLFVVQGLNDPRVPVGEARQIVEAVRKNNVDVWFLLAEDEGHGFSKKPNRDYYQQAVVLFLEKYLLK